The genome window TGGCGGCCGGGGCGCAGCTGGATGAGGAAGTCCTCCGGGAACACTGCCAGGAGGGGCTGGCCCGCTACAAGGTGCCTCGGGTGTTCAAGGTCTTCACTGAGCTACCGGCCGATCAGCTGGGCAAGGTGCGGCGCGTCGAGGTGCGGGAGCAGATGCTGCAGGGGTGAGGGGGTCGGAACACCACCATGTCAGCATCTTGGCCTCCCAGGTCACTATCGGTACCCCGGAAGTGACCTGGGAGGCCAAGATGCTGACTGGTGGGGCCCAGGGGGCGGGGCGGGGCGCGGCGGGGCGCGGCGGGGAAACATTGGGCCGGTAATGTAGGCGGAGTGAACCATTGCCGCGCTACCCACCGCGCCACCGCCCCGACCGCCCTGGCAGTCACCGCTGCCGCGACCGTGCTCGTCCTCACCGCCTGTTCCGGCGATGGTGACGGGACGGAGGCGACCACCACCGCTGAGGTGTTCGATGCTCCGCTCGCCACAGAAGCGCCGGCCGTGTCGGGGAATGTCGACGCCTTCAGCGCCACCGCCACGGCAGCGGGCTGGTCCTGCCTCCTGGGGACGGACCCGTTCACCGGACAACCGGGCGCGACCTGTTCCCCGGGTGCGGGCGATACGTTGACCCGGGCGGTCTTCGCCGTCTTCGACCGGGATGATGTGGCTGACGGGGCGCAGGCCGCGCAGCTGGCCCGGGAGTCCACCGTCGAGGAACTCGCCAAGAGTGGCACAGATGTCGCGTCGGACTTTGTCGCCGACCAGTTTCTTCCGCTGGACTCGGACACCCTGTCCGGATACTGCGTCAACACCTTGGGGACGTGCTCCAGCAGCGGTTTCGACGACCTCGGGCTGACGCTCGGCTGACGCTCGGCGGTCCTGCGGTTCGCGCCCGGTCGACCTCGCCTGCCCGCGATTCACAGGGGACCCCAAGGCCCCTGCGGCGTGCCGGACTACACCCCGCGCGTCCGATAGGGGATAATCGTCGGCGAACAACTGTCTACCGGAAGCCGGCGTAGTAATACATGAGCGCAAGCAGCGACCTCAGCGTCCACAGCACGACCGACACCTTCGACCCGCGGCGTCTCGCCCGGGTGATCCTGCCGAAGCGTGGTGAGCCGCGGGACGTCCGTTCCCTCTACATCGTGGAGGACGAGGCGACCCCGGGCCGGGTGACCGCCCTGTCCCGTACCTCGGCCGTCATTCCGGCCGGCACCGAGGTCAGCTTCGAGACCTACTTCAACGGTTTCCCGGCGTCCTACTGGCGTCGCTGGAGCCAGCTTGACGAGGTCCAGCTGCGCGTCGAGCTCTCCGGGGACGCCCGGATCGACATCTACCGCTCCAAGATCGACGGTTCCCGCATCGCCGTGATCGGAGGTGTGGTGGAGATCGACGACTCCGGTCGCGGCACCGCCGAATTCACCATTTCCCTCGCTCCCTTCGAGGACGGCGGCTGGATCTGGTTCGACCTGACCTGTGAGTCGGAGACCACCATCCACGCCGCCGGCTGGTACGCCACGAAGGACGCCGCCGCCCAGCAGCTCGTCTCCGACACGGTCGTCGTCGACCAGGCCACCGGCGAGAAGACCACCCTGCACGCCGGGGACACGATCCCGGCCCGCGAGCCGCGCGTCACCATCGGTATCCCCACCTTCAACCGCCCGGCCGACGCTGTCGCCGCGCTGGAGGCCCTGTCCTCCGACCCGGTCGTCGATTCCGTGGTCGACGCCCTCATCATGCCTGACCAGGGCACGAAGCATCCGAAGGACGAGCCCGGCTTCCCGGCCGTCGAAGCCTTCTACGGTGACCGGCTGCGCATGCCGGTGCAGGGCAATCTCGGTGGTTCCGGCGGCTACTCCCGCATCATGTACGAGGCCCGCCACCCCGAGCGCGGCACCGACAGCCCCTTCATCCTTTACATGGACGATGACATCGCCATTGAGCCGGACAGTGTCCTGCGGTCGCTGGCCGCGGCTCGGTACGCCGCCTCCCCGATGCTGGTCGGCGGGCAGATGCTGAACCTCCAGGAACGCTCCCACCTGCACACCATGGGTGAGATCATCGACCGCGGCAGCTTCATGTGGACCGCCGCGCCGAACACCCACTACGACCATGACTTCTACCGGCATCCGCTGCGTGACCGTGGCGAATACGGCGAGAACGCCTCCGGTGAGGAGATCGACTCCAAGGATCTGCACCGCCGCATCGACGCCGACTACAACGGCTGGTGGATGTGCATGATCCCGCGCGTCGTCGCCGACACCATCGGCCAGCCCCTCCCGCTGTTCATCAAGTGGGACGACGGTGAGTACGGTCTGCGCGCCCGGGACCACGGATTCCCGACGGCGTCCTGGCCCGGCATCGCGATCTGGCACATGGCCTGGTCCGACAAGGACGACGCCATCGACTGGCAGGCCTACTTCCACCTGCGCAACCGTCTTGTCGTCGCCGCGCTGCAGCATGAGGGCAGCCCGAAGGGCATCGTCGTGTCGATGACGAAGGCCACCATCAAGCACCTCATGTGCCTGGAGTACTCCACGGTCGCGATCCAGAACGAGGCGATGAAGGACTTCCTCGCCGGCCCGGACCAGCTCTTCGACATCCTTGAGACGGCTCTGCCGCGGATCAACAGTCTGCGTAAGGAATACCCGGACGCCGTGGTCGTCCCGTCGGCCACCGCCCTGCCTCCGGCCGACGGTGGTCCCGCGGGCCTCACTGATATTCCGGTGTCCCCGCTGAAGAAGATCACCGCCCTGGCGAAGGTGGTGCGCAACAACCTGCGTCCCGCCGACCCGCACCACCATGAGGTGCCGCAGGTGAACCTGCCGCCGATCGAGGCCCGGTGGTTCGCCCTCGGACGTATCGACGGCGGTACCGTCACCACGGCCGACGGTCGTGGCGTGGTGTACCGCAAGCGTGACCGGGACAAGGCTGTGGAGCTGGCGAAGGAATCCGCCCGACTGCAGAAGGAGGTCGCGGTGCGTTTCGACGAGATGCGTCAGCGCTACCGCGTCGCCCACCAGGAGCTCACCAGCACGGATGCCTGGGCCCGGGTCTTCGAGCCGGAGGCCGTCGTTGAGTAGTCGCGAAGCCGACCTGCTCGTCGCCCTGCAGGATTCCGTGGTGGACACCCCCGCTGGCCCGGCGGTCCAGGCCGCCGCCCGTGGGCTCAGCCACTTCGGCGAGCATGC of Corynebacterium terpenotabidum Y-11 contains these proteins:
- a CDS encoding glycosyltransferase, whose product is MSASSDLSVHSTTDTFDPRRLARVILPKRGEPRDVRSLYIVEDEATPGRVTALSRTSAVIPAGTEVSFETYFNGFPASYWRRWSQLDEVQLRVELSGDARIDIYRSKIDGSRIAVIGGVVEIDDSGRGTAEFTISLAPFEDGGWIWFDLTCESETTIHAAGWYATKDAAAQQLVSDTVVVDQATGEKTTLHAGDTIPAREPRVTIGIPTFNRPADAVAALEALSSDPVVDSVVDALIMPDQGTKHPKDEPGFPAVEAFYGDRLRMPVQGNLGGSGGYSRIMYEARHPERGTDSPFILYMDDDIAIEPDSVLRSLAAARYAASPMLVGGQMLNLQERSHLHTMGEIIDRGSFMWTAAPNTHYDHDFYRHPLRDRGEYGENASGEEIDSKDLHRRIDADYNGWWMCMIPRVVADTIGQPLPLFIKWDDGEYGLRARDHGFPTASWPGIAIWHMAWSDKDDAIDWQAYFHLRNRLVVAALQHEGSPKGIVVSMTKATIKHLMCLEYSTVAIQNEAMKDFLAGPDQLFDILETALPRINSLRKEYPDAVVVPSATALPPADGGPAGLTDIPVSPLKKITALAKVVRNNLRPADPHHHEVPQVNLPPIEARWFALGRIDGGTVTTADGRGVVYRKRDRDKAVELAKESARLQKEVAVRFDEMRQRYRVAHQELTSTDAWARVFEPEAVVE